One window of the Scylla paramamosain isolate STU-SP2022 chromosome 22, ASM3559412v1, whole genome shotgun sequence genome contains the following:
- the LOC135111892 gene encoding uncharacterized protein LOC135111892: MVNYRVGRPSLMSPLYAHTPPTPHPHPHTHPTPRPHPPTLPHVSSYAPHPSLSHPLTQTATPLKYTPITVYTRLYPPVFTLGYLSRPLVHRRLPVHASTPSRF; this comes from the coding sequence ATGGTGAATTACAGGGTGGGGCGCCCCTCCCTGATGAGCCCATTGTACGCCCACACCCCACCCACACCCCACCCACACCCTCACACCCATCCCACACCCCGCCCACACCCACCAACCCTCCCCCATGTCTCTTCATACGCACCCCAcccatccctctctcacccactcacccaaaCAGCCACGCCCTTGAAATACACGCCCATCACAGTCTATACCCGTCTATATCCGCCCGTATTCACACTAGGGTACCTCTCACGCCCACTTGTCCACCGCCGACTGCCTGTACACGCCTCCACGCCCTCACGATTTTAG